The Castanea sativa cultivar Marrone di Chiusa Pesio chromosome 4, ASM4071231v1 sequence tttgaaaaaaaaaagaagcagttGTCAATAGTGCATGAATGtaggtgcttttttttttttttttttgataaaattaatgTTACTAATTTAAGATGATGAAATTATAAAGCATAGGATGAATGTAGCAGCCCATTTTTGTCTTAGACCAATTCTTTTAAATGTAGCTTATTGATGGTTAAATAAGtgatctgaggttcaatccccgcctacaccaaaaactgattggtgttttggtctgatgataaagaactttCATTAGGAGTGGacgttataggttgaaactctctaaaaaaaacttattgatgattttttcaaaatagacTCCATATTATCAGCTTGACCAACTTCTGCACTTGATTACATTTTTAATCAATGTGTTGAGGGGATTTCATGCTTGAGAAAAGAAGTTTGGAAATGGGAAAATTGTAAATCTGATACAATTCTTACAATGATGGgcaaaaaacacattgatttttttcttgttttatttttccaagTGATCTAAATCATTTTCCTCATTAAGCTTATGTTGTTGAATTTCTAAATAATGCAACTCTATGTTCTTTATGTCTTAAACCTCATTTAGCAGTCTTGATGCATTTCATCTCCTGGTTTTGGTGTCCTTGATGGCAAATAGCATTTCAGTGATTTTCCCTTTTAGTTAATTCgtaactctttctttttttgtgggggCGGGGGGTTCTCTTATTATTTAAGAAGACTGTGAAGCACTACAATTGATGAGTCAATACCCAGAAGTCATCTGCTTATGATGAGCTACAAAGACGTCCACAATGTTTTTTTGGCATACATTAAGGCATTCGTTTTCATATCAGATAGGGTACCACTTCAGTGGTCCTATTGGGATTCTCAGTGCCCAAATTATAATTTAGAtatcagatttaaaaaaaaaattattatgtagtttactcttactctctctctctccctctcaatatatatttaaaagcttCTACATCTACTATAGAGGAAAGTGTTTCATATTATGTCGATATACAAGAGCTCATTATTGATGTGTGCTGACTTATTTCAGGTACAACGATGCTTGGCAGGTGTATGAGGCAATGGAAACAAATAATGTGCTTCCAGATCATGTGACATGTTCTATTATGATTACAATCATGAGAAAAACTGGTCGCAGTGCAAAAGATGCATGGGAATTCTTTGAGAGAATGAATAGGAAAGGAGTCAAATGGAGTGTAGAGGTTTTGGGTGCTCTAATCAAATCATTCTGTGATGAGGGGCTGAAGAATGAAGCCCTTATCATCCAGACTGAAATGCTGAAAAAGGGAATCTCCTCAAATACCATAGTGTATAACACTTTAATGGATGCTTTTggtaaatccaaccaaattgaaGAAGCCGAAGGTCTTTTTTCTGAGATGAAAATGAATGGGCTAAAACCCACGTCTGCTACCTATAACACTCTAATGGATGCATACAGCAGAAGAATGCAGGCTGACATTGTTGAGAAGCTGCTGCTAGAAATGCAAGATATGGGCTTGAAGCCAAATGTCAAATCATATACATGCCTCATTAGTGCATATGGGAGGCAGAAGAAGATGAGTGACATGGCAGCAGATGCATTTTTGAGGATGAAGAAAGTTGGCATAAAACCTACTTCACATTCTTATACAGCTCTTATCCATGCTTATTCGGTTAGTGGCTGGCATGAGAAAGCTCATTCTGCATTTGAGAACATGCAAAGGGAAGGAATAAAACCTTCAATAGAAACATATACTACTTTACTAGATGCATTTAGGCGTGCTGGTGACACACAGACATTGATGAAGATATGGAAATTGATGATCAGTGAGAAAGTTGAAGGGACTCGGGTGACATTCAACATTCTTCTTGATGGATTTGCTAAGCAAGGTCACTACATTGAAGCAAGGGATGTGGTCTCTGAATTTGGGAAGATAGGCTTACATCCAACTGTCATGACATTTAATATGCTGATGAATGCATATGCACGGGGAGGGCAACACTCCAAGTTGCCGCAACTGTTAAATGAGATGGCAGCTCTGAATCTAAAACCTGATTCTGTCACTTTTTCAACAATGATCTATGCCTTTGTTCGTGTCCGTGATTTCAAGAGGGCATTCTTCTACCACAAAAAGATGGTAAAAAGTGGACAAGTGCCAGATGCCAAGTCTTATCAGAAGCTTAGGACAATTTTGGATGTAAAAGCTGCAGTTAAGAACAGGAAGGACAAGAGTGCTATACTTGGTATAATTAATAGCCAAAAGGGTTTGTTGAAAGCTaagaagaagggaaagaaagatgAGTTctggaagaacaagaaaaaacatGTTAGAACTCATAGTTTTGCT is a genomic window containing:
- the LOC142630707 gene encoding pentatricopeptide repeat-containing protein At5g50280, chloroplastic; amino-acid sequence: MALTHHHLHPHLSSSPFSFIHTHYPIPNPTPYLSLSLFSKSKSKSKSKSKTPNLFSLFSTPPTSTNSSDSSTHIFLPFLQQQQRDKEEEEEEEEEEAEEDEDEEEEDSLIRFFKSRTSSSTQDPQRESKISLQKNRRSTWHLAADMESETEPETDVENAIFEEKKQVGHVEKTNSRPLPEGIVGEIVRTARELPGNMTLGEALGGYEKRVSEKQCVEVLGLMSEEGLVMGCLYFFEWMGLQEPLLLTPRACSVLFPVLGRARMGEKLMVLFRNLPPKKEFRDVHVYNAAISGLLCCGRYNDAWQVYEAMETNNVLPDHVTCSIMITIMRKTGRSAKDAWEFFERMNRKGVKWSVEVLGALIKSFCDEGLKNEALIIQTEMLKKGISSNTIVYNTLMDAFGKSNQIEEAEGLFSEMKMNGLKPTSATYNTLMDAYSRRMQADIVEKLLLEMQDMGLKPNVKSYTCLISAYGRQKKMSDMAADAFLRMKKVGIKPTSHSYTALIHAYSVSGWHEKAHSAFENMQREGIKPSIETYTTLLDAFRRAGDTQTLMKIWKLMISEKVEGTRVTFNILLDGFAKQGHYIEARDVVSEFGKIGLHPTVMTFNMLMNAYARGGQHSKLPQLLNEMAALNLKPDSVTFSTMIYAFVRVRDFKRAFFYHKKMVKSGQVPDAKSYQKLRTILDVKAAVKNRKDKSAILGIINSQKGLLKAKKKGKKDEFWKNKKKHVRTHSFAHGGQ